One Candidatus Sulfotelmatobacter sp. genomic region harbors:
- the coxB gene encoding cytochrome c oxidase subunit II: protein MHGHVWPAAVTTQASAMTSDWVLFIACGAGVALLVWGLILFAVFRWRVRSSDDGGLPPQFSSNNVLEISWTLIPLALVIALFVFTYRVEARVEAVTPRPAVSVDVTGFRWGWTFAYAGGPTITGTALAPPQLVLPAGETTRISITSSDVNHAFWVPAFLFKRDAIPGLVTTFDLRPVETGTFQGHCAEFCGLQHALMGFTVRVVSPADYTAWLHGGHT, encoded by the coding sequence GTGCACGGTCATGTGTGGCCCGCTGCCGTCACCACGCAGGCGTCGGCGATGACCTCGGATTGGGTGTTGTTCATCGCCTGCGGTGCCGGCGTTGCGCTGCTGGTCTGGGGGCTGATCCTATTCGCCGTGTTCCGCTGGCGCGTGCGGTCGTCGGACGACGGCGGGCTGCCGCCGCAGTTCAGCTCGAACAACGTGCTCGAGATCAGCTGGACGCTGATCCCGCTGGCGCTGGTCATCGCGCTGTTCGTGTTCACCTACCGGGTCGAGGCGCGGGTCGAGGCCGTCACCCCGCGGCCGGCGGTCTCCGTCGACGTGACCGGGTTCCGCTGGGGCTGGACGTTCGCGTACGCGGGCGGCCCGACGATCACCGGGACGGCGCTCGCGCCGCCGCAGCTGGTGCTCCCGGCCGGCGAGACGACGCGCATCTCGATCACCTCGAGCGACGTCAACCACGCGTTCTGGGTGCCGGCCTTCCTGTTCAAGCGCGACGCCATCCCCGGGCTGGTGACGACCTTCGACCTGCGGCCGGTCGAGACGGGCACGTTCCAGGGGCACTGCGCGGAGTTCTGCGGCCTGCAGCACGCGCTGATGGGCTTCACCGTGCGCGTCGTCTCGCCGGCCGACTACACCGCTTGGCTCCACGGAGGGCACACGTGA
- a CDS encoding Rieske (2Fe-2S) protein: MTRATLILAVLAVVGCIVAAALHASPALLGAATVIACAAVAVAAGAAAVALHAPNDLTEPRHARGPTLDLAPLPEDVVSRRGVFNRMWGVTLGAFALLGVVPLLALQRWNDQRPQAWARGTRLVSPAGTPLRPTDLAVGGIETVFPEGKVDAPETAAVLIRLDEQHNVAYSKICTHAGCPVAIYRRVSQQLYCPCHQSVFDVTDGARPVSGPAPRPLPQLPLGTDAAGYLVAEGDFDAPVGPDTWWRTL; this comes from the coding sequence ATGACGCGCGCCACCCTGATCCTCGCCGTGCTGGCGGTCGTGGGCTGCATCGTCGCGGCGGCGCTGCACGCCAGTCCGGCGCTGCTGGGCGCCGCCACCGTCATCGCGTGCGCCGCCGTCGCGGTCGCGGCCGGCGCCGCCGCCGTCGCGCTGCACGCGCCGAACGACCTGACCGAGCCGCGCCATGCGCGCGGACCGACGCTCGATCTGGCGCCGCTGCCGGAGGACGTCGTCTCGCGCCGCGGCGTCTTCAACCGCATGTGGGGCGTGACGCTGGGCGCGTTCGCACTGCTCGGCGTCGTCCCGCTGCTGGCGCTGCAGCGCTGGAACGACCAGCGCCCGCAGGCATGGGCGCGCGGGACGCGCCTGGTCAGCCCGGCCGGAACGCCGCTGCGGCCGACGGATCTGGCCGTCGGCGGCATCGAGACCGTCTTCCCCGAGGGCAAGGTCGACGCGCCCGAGACGGCCGCGGTGCTGATCCGGCTCGACGAGCAGCACAACGTCGCCTACTCGAAGATCTGCACGCACGCGGGCTGTCCGGTCGCGATCTATCGCCGCGTCTCGCAGCAGCTCTACTGCCCGTGCCATCAGTCGGTGTTCGACGTGACCGACGGCGCGCGTCCGGTCTCGGGCCCCGCGCCGCGCCCGCTGCCGCAGTTGCCGCTCGGCACCGACGCGGCGGGCTACCTGGTCGCCGAGGGCGACTTCGACGCACCGGTCGGGCCCGACACCTGGTGGCGCACGCTGTGA
- a CDS encoding cytochrome b N-terminal domain-containing protein: protein MAHAVIVRRTARFFDDRFGTNAAVRFVLAKIYPDHWSFYLGEFALYAFILLVATGIWLTFVYQDAPDRAFDSVAALTRATPVGYLIRQVHHWSADVFVAAIVVHMGRIFFTAAYRAPREVNWVIGLTMLVLASLTGFTGYSLPNDALSGTGLRIADSVTESVPFVGGWVAEVFNGGAYPGPLLFPHLYTIHVYFLPVTIAALLSLHLGLLVYQKHTQFVRDPAHVVGRRFWPDYALRTLAAFAATVAVIVLLATLVEINPIAQYGPYHDWTVPNPATPDWYAAFLDGGLRLGPSTELRIFGHPIPPVFWPGVLLPTLAFAFLYTWPWIDRRWTHDEATQHDVLVPPSLAPRRVGVGVTLLAAAVVLTLAASDDQFAQALHMPVVAVVWFYRILFPFGSLLAGVAAATFARELAARRARYGRERERVVALVRNAQGGFDEREPETT, encoded by the coding sequence GTGGCGCACGCTGTGATCGTGCGCCGTACCGCGCGCTTCTTCGACGACCGCTTCGGCACCAACGCGGCGGTACGCTTCGTGCTGGCCAAGATCTATCCCGACCACTGGTCGTTCTATCTGGGCGAGTTCGCGCTCTACGCGTTCATCCTGCTCGTCGCGACCGGCATCTGGCTCACCTTCGTCTATCAAGACGCGCCCGACCGCGCCTTCGACTCGGTCGCCGCGCTGACGCGCGCGACCCCGGTCGGCTACCTGATCCGCCAGGTGCACCACTGGAGCGCCGACGTCTTCGTCGCCGCGATCGTCGTGCACATGGGCCGCATCTTCTTCACCGCCGCGTACCGCGCGCCGCGTGAAGTCAATTGGGTCATCGGTCTGACGATGCTGGTGCTGGCCTCGCTGACCGGTTTCACCGGCTACTCGTTGCCGAACGACGCGCTCTCCGGAACCGGCCTGCGCATCGCCGACAGCGTCACCGAGTCGGTCCCCTTCGTCGGCGGCTGGGTGGCCGAGGTGTTCAACGGGGGCGCCTACCCGGGACCGCTGCTCTTCCCGCACCTCTACACGATCCACGTCTACTTCTTGCCGGTGACGATCGCGGCGCTGCTCTCGCTCCACCTCGGTCTGCTCGTCTACCAGAAGCACACGCAGTTCGTGCGCGATCCGGCGCACGTCGTCGGCCGCCGCTTTTGGCCCGACTACGCGCTGCGCACGCTGGCCGCGTTCGCCGCCACCGTCGCCGTGATCGTGCTCTTGGCGACGCTGGTCGAGATCAACCCGATCGCGCAGTACGGGCCCTATCACGATTGGACGGTCCCGAATCCCGCCACGCCCGACTGGTACGCGGCCTTCCTCGACGGTGGGCTGCGTTTGGGGCCCTCGACCGAGCTGCGCATCTTCGGGCATCCGATCCCGCCGGTCTTCTGGCCCGGGGTCCTGCTGCCGACGCTGGCGTTCGCCTTCCTCTACACGTGGCCGTGGATCGATCGCCGCTGGACGCACGACGAGGCGACGCAACACGACGTGCTCGTTCCGCCCAGCCTGGCGCCGCGACGCGTCGGCGTCGGCGTGACGCTCCTGGCCGCGGCCGTCGTGCTGACGCTGGCCGCCAGCGACGACCAGTTCGCGCAGGCGCTGCACATGCCGGTCGTCGCGGTGGTCTGGTTCTATCGCATCCTGTTTCCGTTCGGCAGCCTGTTGGCCGGCGTCGCGGCCGCCACGTTCGCGCGCGAGCTGGCCGCGCGGCGTGCGCGGTACGGTCGTGAGCGCGAGCGCGTCGTCGCTTTGGTGCGCAACGCGCAGGGCGGCTTCGACGAACGCGAACCGGAGACGACGTGA
- a CDS encoding cytochrome c oxidase subunit 3, with translation MRPLPVRAHPLVFGVVIFLASESMLFAGLLAAYYDLRGQASTWPPVGAQLDVATATFGTILLGLGSVTMGIAQVAAGRGRRVVARAMLVLTLFFALGFAYIALDDWSRSNFKVNTDAYGTLFYCLTGTHLAHVLAGAILLFALTLFLGKPAFTRDAHAGVEAIAYYWHFVFIVWLAVWSTIYLIR, from the coding sequence ATGCGACCGTTGCCGGTACGCGCGCATCCCCTCGTGTTCGGCGTCGTCATCTTCCTCGCGTCCGAGTCGATGCTGTTCGCGGGACTGCTGGCCGCGTATTACGACCTGCGCGGGCAGGCGAGCACTTGGCCGCCGGTGGGGGCGCAGCTCGACGTCGCGACGGCCACCTTCGGCACCATACTGCTGGGCCTGGGCAGCGTGACGATGGGGATCGCGCAGGTCGCGGCCGGCCGCGGCCGCCGCGTCGTCGCGCGCGCGATGCTGGTGCTCACGCTGTTCTTCGCGCTCGGCTTCGCCTATATCGCGCTCGACGACTGGTCGCGCTCGAACTTCAAGGTGAACACCGACGCCTACGGGACGCTCTTCTACTGCCTGACCGGCACGCATCTCGCGCACGTCCTGGCCGGCGCGATCCTGCTCTTCGCCCTCACGCTGTTCTTGGGCAAGCCGGCCTTCACGCGCGACGCCCACGCCGGCGTCGAGGCGATCGCGTACTACTGGCACTTCGTCTTCATCGTCTGGCTCGCGGTGTGGTCGACGATCTACCTGATCCGATGA